One genomic region from Chiloscyllium plagiosum isolate BGI_BamShark_2017 chromosome 21, ASM401019v2, whole genome shotgun sequence encodes:
- the LOC122560531 gene encoding uncharacterized protein LOC122560531 isoform X1 has translation MFRHQFLFEPLTSHAWNQDRTQKVFNPKNHGVHLYKKSGNQRIENHELKEHNGQIIGQEILQPTETNSTTWSARPNELMGLDSQRWSNDHIPRETIHLPTSQRPDLPDPVETLKAATSTQDPTGCTHTPSGTIDLPQPLKGPKLRKRGRRAGLQTRAKERGFKSPLPTILLANIQSIETKLDEIKSRLSVQRELRDCCVLCFTETWLTRATPDCTLQPEGFSIHRMDRSAAMGKARGGGVCLLINTSWCSDVVNLVSYCSLHLEYLMVKCCPPCLPQEFTSAIIIAVYIPPDAEVKNALHEIYITTNSLEMEYPEALFIVIGDFNQASLTNVLPKYHQHITCPTRGPDILDHCYTTIKDAYRSIPRQYFGMSDRNAVLLLPTCK, from the exons ATGTTTCGCCATCAATTCTTGTTTGAGCCATTAACAAGCCATGCCTGGAATCAAGATCGGACAC AGAAAGTATTTAACCCCAAAAACCATGGAGTTCATCTTTATAAGAAAAGTGGAAATCAGAGGATTGAGAACCATGAACTGAAGGAGCATAATGGTCAAATAATAG GTCAGGAGATCCTTCAACCTACAGAAACAAACAGCACCACCTGGAGTGCACGTCCGAATGAACTGATGGGGTTGGACAGTCAACGATGGAGTAATGATCACATACCCAGAGAGACCATACACTTACCAACTTCTCAAAGGCCTGACCTACCTGATCCCGTTGAAACCCTCAAGGCTGCAACTAGTACCCAGGACCCCACTGGATGCACCCACACACCTTCTGGAACAATAGACCTCCCTCAACCACTCAAGGGCCCAAAACTCAGGAAACGTGGGAGACGTGCTGGCCTGCAGACGAGAGCGAAAGAACGTGGTTTCAAATCCCCCCTACCCACCATACTCCTGGCAAATATCCAGTCCATTGAAACCAAGCTGGATGAAATAAAAAGTAGACTCTCAGTCCAAAGGGAATTGAGAGACTGCTGTGTGCTTTgctttacagagacatggctcacaCGAGCTACACCTGACTGTACCTTACAACCTGAGGGTTTCTCAATTCACCGGATGGACCGTTCAGCAGCCATGGGCAAGGCAAGAGGTGGTGGGGTGTGCCTCCTAATCAACACCTCTTGGTGCTCAGATGTTGTGAACCTGGTGAGTTATTGCTCTCTGCACCTAGAGTATCTAATGGTAAAGTGTTGTCCTCCCTGTCTGCCACAGGAGTTCACCTCTGCTATTATAATAGCAGTTTACATCCCACCGGATGCAGAAGTGAAGAATGCACTTCATGAAATATACATCACTACAAATAGCCTTGAGATGGAATACCCGGAGGCCTTGTTTATTGTAATtggtgacttcaaccaggccaGTCTCACAAATGTGCTTCCAAAATACCATCAACACATCACCTGTCCTACCAGAGGTCCAGACATCCTTGACCATTgctacacaaccatcaaagaCGCTTACCGTTCCATCCCTCGCCAATACTTTGGAATGTCAGACCGTAATGCTGTGCTCCTTCTCCCAACTTGCAAGTAG
- the LOC122560531 gene encoding uncharacterized protein LOC122560531 isoform X3: MGLDSQRWSNDHIPRETIHLPTSQRPDLPDPVETLKAATSTQDPTGCTHTPSGTIDLPQPLKGPKLRKRGRRAGLQTRAKERGFKSPLPTILLANIQSIETKLDEIKSRLSVQRELRDCCVLCFTETWLTRATPDCTLQPEGFSIHRMDRSAAMGKARGGGVCLLINTSWCSDVVNLVSYCSLHLEYLMVKCCPPCLPQEFTSAIIIAVYIPPDAEVKNALHEIYITTNSLEMEYPEALFIVIGDFNQASLTNVLPKYHQHITCPTRGPDILDHCYTTIKDAYRSIPRQYFGMSDRNAVLLLPTCK, encoded by the coding sequence ATGGGGTTGGACAGTCAACGATGGAGTAATGATCACATACCCAGAGAGACCATACACTTACCAACTTCTCAAAGGCCTGACCTACCTGATCCCGTTGAAACCCTCAAGGCTGCAACTAGTACCCAGGACCCCACTGGATGCACCCACACACCTTCTGGAACAATAGACCTCCCTCAACCACTCAAGGGCCCAAAACTCAGGAAACGTGGGAGACGTGCTGGCCTGCAGACGAGAGCGAAAGAACGTGGTTTCAAATCCCCCCTACCCACCATACTCCTGGCAAATATCCAGTCCATTGAAACCAAGCTGGATGAAATAAAAAGTAGACTCTCAGTCCAAAGGGAATTGAGAGACTGCTGTGTGCTTTgctttacagagacatggctcacaCGAGCTACACCTGACTGTACCTTACAACCTGAGGGTTTCTCAATTCACCGGATGGACCGTTCAGCAGCCATGGGCAAGGCAAGAGGTGGTGGGGTGTGCCTCCTAATCAACACCTCTTGGTGCTCAGATGTTGTGAACCTGGTGAGTTATTGCTCTCTGCACCTAGAGTATCTAATGGTAAAGTGTTGTCCTCCCTGTCTGCCACAGGAGTTCACCTCTGCTATTATAATAGCAGTTTACATCCCACCGGATGCAGAAGTGAAGAATGCACTTCATGAAATATACATCACTACAAATAGCCTTGAGATGGAATACCCGGAGGCCTTGTTTATTGTAATtggtgacttcaaccaggccaGTCTCACAAATGTGCTTCCAAAATACCATCAACACATCACCTGTCCTACCAGAGGTCCAGACATCCTTGACCATTgctacacaaccatcaaagaCGCTTACCGTTCCATCCCTCGCCAATACTTTGGAATGTCAGACCGTAATGCTGTGCTCCTTCTCCCAACTTGCAAGTAG